One genomic region from Candidatus Xiphinematobacter sp. encodes:
- a CDS encoding fumarate reductase/succinate dehydrogenase flavoprotein subunit, whose protein sequence is MTLDPKIPGGPLEEKWALFKDTTELISPANKRKLKILVVGSGLAGASAAATLGEQGYQVRCFCYQDSPRRAHSIAAQGGINAAKNYQNDGDSVFRLFHDTIKGGDFRSREANVYRLAEVSTFIIDQCVAQGVPFAREYSGLLANRSFGGAQVSRTFYARGQTGQQLLLGAYQALQRQIALGQVKMFPRTEMLDLVLVGGHAKGIVVRDLVTGIVDSHAADAVLLCTGGYSNIFYLSTNARGCNVTATYRAYKRGALFANPCYTQIHPTCIPVSGDYQSKLTLMSESLRNDGRVWVPKDKEDCLTPPGGIPEIKRDYYLERKYPSYGNLAPRDIASRSAKEVCDEKRGIGPGGLGVYLDFSDALRRLGRSAIEERYGNLFKIYNNITGEDAYESPMRIYPAAHYTMGGLWVDYNLMSNIPGLYVLGEANFSDHGANRLGASALMQGLADGYFIIPYTLTAYLVTQLGVQRPSPDHPAFRGAERKVNARTAQLLSIRGNRSADSFHRELGLLLWDNCGMSRSCKGLQRVLEEIPKIREEFWRNASVPGVGEGFNQSLEKAGRVADFLEFGELLCSDALHREESCGGHFRVEHQTGDGEALRDDKNYAYVAAWKFNGEHTTPSLIKEHLVYESIQLSTRSYK, encoded by the coding sequence ATGACGCTGGATCCGAAAATCCCTGGGGGGCCCCTTGAAGAAAAGTGGGCCTTGTTCAAGGATACCACAGAGCTGATAAGTCCTGCCAATAAGCGCAAGTTAAAGATACTAGTGGTGGGAAGTGGTCTAGCCGGGGCTTCAGCAGCAGCAACATTGGGTGAACAGGGGTATCAGGTGAGGTGTTTTTGTTATCAAGATAGCCCCAGGCGTGCTCACAGCATTGCAGCTCAAGGGGGGATCAATGCCGCAAAAAACTATCAAAACGACGGCGACAGTGTCTTTCGCCTCTTTCACGATACTATCAAAGGCGGGGACTTCCGGTCACGCGAGGCCAATGTATATCGTCTTGCTGAGGTAAGTACGTTCATTATTGATCAATGTGTTGCACAGGGGGTTCCCTTTGCCCGCGAGTACAGTGGACTTTTGGCCAATCGCTCTTTCGGGGGGGCTCAGGTCTCCAGGACCTTTTATGCCCGTGGCCAGACTGGACAACAGCTCCTGCTAGGTGCCTATCAAGCGCTACAGCGCCAGATTGCCTTAGGGCAGGTTAAGATGTTTCCGCGCACAGAAATGCTCGACCTAGTTTTGGTGGGTGGACATGCTAAAGGCATTGTCGTACGCGACCTTGTGACTGGAATAGTAGATAGCCACGCGGCTGACGCAGTGCTCCTCTGCACCGGTGGATACAGCAATATTTTCTACCTTTCAACAAATGCGAGGGGCTGCAATGTGACCGCTACATACAGGGCTTACAAGCGGGGCGCCTTGTTTGCTAATCCCTGTTACACTCAAATCCATCCCACCTGTATCCCTGTTAGTGGAGATTACCAGTCTAAGCTAACCCTCATGTCTGAATCGCTGCGTAACGATGGTCGAGTGTGGGTACCCAAAGACAAAGAGGATTGCCTCACTCCGCCTGGAGGCATTCCAGAAATCAAAAGAGATTACTATCTTGAGCGTAAATATCCCAGCTACGGCAACCTGGCTCCGCGCGACATTGCCTCCCGTAGTGCGAAGGAGGTCTGCGATGAGAAACGTGGAATTGGCCCAGGAGGCCTCGGCGTGTACCTTGACTTTAGTGACGCCCTGAGAAGATTAGGACGCTCCGCAATCGAGGAACGCTACGGCAACCTTTTCAAAATCTACAATAACATCACCGGTGAGGACGCTTATGAGTCTCCAATGCGCATCTATCCGGCGGCCCATTATACTATGGGTGGGCTTTGGGTAGACTATAATCTGATGAGTAACATTCCTGGTCTTTATGTCTTGGGAGAGGCCAATTTCTCTGACCATGGCGCTAATCGGCTCGGAGCCAGCGCGCTTATGCAGGGGCTCGCAGATGGCTATTTTATCATTCCCTATACTCTTACGGCTTATCTTGTTACTCAATTGGGAGTCCAACGTCCTTCGCCTGACCATCCTGCCTTTCGTGGAGCAGAACGCAAGGTGAATGCTCGCACTGCACAACTACTTTCTATCCGTGGGAATCGTTCAGCGGACTCTTTTCACCGTGAGTTAGGACTGCTCTTGTGGGACAATTGCGGCATGTCGCGTAGTTGCAAAGGCCTGCAGAGGGTTCTAGAGGAAATCCCTAAAATCCGCGAAGAATTCTGGAGGAATGCTAGTGTTCCTGGTGTTGGGGAAGGGTTTAATCAGTCTTTGGAAAAGGCTGGCCGCGTGGCTGATTTTTTAGAGTTTGGAGAGCTTCTTTGCTCTGACGCCCTCCACCGAGAGGAATCCTGTGGGGGTCATTTCCGCGTAGAGCACCAAACAGGTGATGGAGAAGCTCTCCGCGATGACAAGAATTATGCCTACGTGGCAGCATGGAAATTTAACGGGGAACACACCACCCCTTCTCTTATAAAGGAGCATCTCGTGTATGAGTCTATCCAGCTTAGCACACGAAGTTACAAATAG
- a CDS encoding succinate dehydrogenase cytochrome b subunit, giving the protein MSSLPIRTTLQGNSQPLGSFAWTLSSVTRKIVVALTGIILLSFLFGHLLGNLTVYMGPGWTNSYGKHLRDFWPFLWMVRIVLLVAGFFHVYFAAVLWRRAAKATIKNVFRTHIQTKFFNRTVRLSGVSVFIFVLFHLCHFTWGLVQPAYAHLKTPEGERDIFSMVAHGFRNPFIAWLYVIGLFLLTLHLSHGVGSLFQTLGISNRKFQPIFCAAGHFVAWTLFAGYISIPLSILFFGLGGDCIR; this is encoded by the coding sequence ATGTCGTCTCTTCCAATACGGACTACCTTGCAGGGCAACTCTCAACCGCTGGGTTCCTTTGCTTGGACACTTTCTTCCGTAACAAGGAAAATCGTCGTCGCTCTTACTGGAATTATTCTTCTATCCTTCCTGTTCGGGCATTTGTTGGGAAACTTGACTGTGTATATGGGACCTGGCTGGACTAACAGCTATGGGAAGCATCTACGAGATTTTTGGCCTTTCCTCTGGATGGTTCGGATCGTTCTGTTAGTGGCAGGCTTCTTTCATGTCTATTTCGCCGCGGTCCTATGGAGGAGAGCTGCAAAGGCTACTATTAAAAATGTTTTTCGCACACACATTCAAACAAAGTTCTTTAACCGTACAGTACGGCTGAGCGGGGTCAGCGTCTTTATCTTTGTCTTGTTTCATCTTTGCCATTTCACATGGGGGCTTGTGCAGCCTGCGTATGCACATTTAAAGACCCCTGAGGGGGAACGTGATATCTTCAGCATGGTTGCTCATGGATTTCGTAATCCCTTCATTGCCTGGCTATACGTTATTGGGCTTTTCCTGCTTACTCTCCATCTAAGTCACGGTGTTGGAAGCCTCTTCCAAACATTGGGCATTTCCAACCGAAAGTTTCAGCCAATCTTTTGTGCTGCTGGCCATTTCGTTGCATGGACGCTTTTTGCGGGTTATATCTCTATCCCTCTCTCCATTCTATTTTTTGGGCTAGGTGGTGACTGCATAAGATGA
- a CDS encoding NfeD family protein, translating to MYTVLVFTLIGFSLLSAEVLFSSMILGVLGLVALLTAMVLGYTEYGPVWGSWIFSGVGMLCSMGFLLWLRVIAHSPLGKCISNRESLSSPLTSSPRMIGVRGVALSALRPTGIAFVEGKRRDVISDGSFIAAGSSITVIAENGQKLIVQASSCGKLARAADEYEPNG from the coding sequence ATGTACACAGTTCTTGTCTTTACCTTGATTGGTTTTTCACTTTTGTCGGCGGAAGTACTTTTTTCCAGCATGATACTGGGTGTTCTGGGACTTGTGGCGCTTCTTACAGCAATGGTACTCGGATACACAGAATATGGCCCCGTTTGGGGAAGCTGGATTTTTTCTGGAGTGGGGATGCTTTGTTCAATGGGGTTCCTTCTGTGGCTGAGAGTCATTGCGCATTCCCCACTTGGAAAGTGTATTTCCAATCGGGAATCCCTCTCATCCCCTTTGACAAGCAGTCCTCGTATGATAGGGGTTCGTGGCGTCGCTCTTTCTGCATTGCGTCCTACGGGTATTGCTTTTGTTGAGGGGAAGCGACGAGATGTTATAAGCGACGGATCTTTTATCGCTGCTGGCTCATCTATCACGGTGATTGCTGAGAACGGACAAAAGCTGATTGTACAAGCGTCGAGCTGTGGTAAGCTCGCAAGAGCCGCGGATGAATATGAGCCTAATGGCTAA
- a CDS encoding succinate dehydrogenase/fumarate reductase iron-sulfur subunit, protein MNFHLKVWRQAGPNASGRMVDYEARNIPSRASFLEMLDIVNEELTSKRELPIQFDHDCREGICGTCGLTINGIPHGCGRTGGETTCQLYMRKFSDGSTIYVEPFRASSFPVLCDLSVDRSAFDRIIQVGGFISGRSGSASDANAHPIPKADAELAMDAAACIGCGACAAACPNGSAMLFVAAKVTHLELLPQGRLEAQQRVLNMIRAMDAEGFGGCSNFYECEAVCPASIPVEFISRANRSHTMASLKTAIGNF, encoded by the coding sequence ATGAATTTTCACCTTAAAGTTTGGAGACAAGCTGGCCCAAACGCGTCCGGGAGGATGGTAGACTATGAGGCAAGGAACATTCCATCTAGGGCTTCGTTTCTAGAAATGCTAGACATTGTCAATGAAGAGCTTACTTCCAAGAGGGAGCTTCCTATCCAGTTCGATCATGATTGCCGGGAGGGAATCTGTGGGACATGCGGCCTGACAATCAATGGTATTCCGCATGGCTGTGGCCGTACAGGAGGCGAAACTACTTGTCAGCTTTATATGCGGAAATTTTCTGACGGTTCAACCATTTACGTCGAACCCTTTCGTGCCAGTTCATTCCCTGTTCTCTGTGATCTTTCTGTCGACCGCTCTGCATTCGACCGTATCATCCAGGTGGGTGGTTTCATTAGCGGACGATCTGGTTCCGCCTCGGATGCAAACGCTCATCCCATTCCAAAAGCTGACGCCGAATTAGCTATGGATGCTGCAGCATGCATCGGTTGCGGAGCTTGTGCGGCCGCTTGTCCAAATGGTTCCGCCATGCTCTTTGTCGCTGCAAAAGTGACACACCTAGAACTCCTACCGCAAGGGAGACTGGAAGCGCAGCAGCGTGTTCTCAATATGATACGTGCCATGGATGCCGAGGGGTTTGGAGGATGTTCCAACTTTTATGAATGTGAAGCCGTCTGCCCAGCAAGCATCCCAGTAGAATTTATCTCTAGAGCGAACCGCAGTCACACCATGGCATCCCTGAAAACAGCTATTGGTAATTTCTGA